Part of the Bacillota bacterium genome is shown below.
CATCATCGGCGGCGCTGCATTTGGCGGCGTTATTGTGGGCAACGGTATCAGCGGTGTGCAGACGTTGATAAAAGCGGTGTTGGGGCTACTAAAGCCGCCTCCGGTGAGCAAGGAAGCTTACATGGAGCTGCTACAGATGCTCTTCGGTATGTTTACGCTCGCGCGCAAAGAGGGGCTGTTGGCTCTGGAGCGACATGTGGAGAACCCGGAATCGAGCGAACTGTTTGCCCAGTATCCGGGCATTACAGCCAACCACCATGCGATGGAGTTCTTATGCGACACGGTGAAGGTGATTCTCACCGGCGCCGTGGGGCACTATGAGCTGAACGATTTAATGGAGATTGACCTGGAGACCCACAAAGAGGAAGCGATGAAGCCGGCGCACATGCTTTCCAAGACTGGCGACGCGATGCCTGGCTTCGGTATCGTGGCGGCGGTGCTGGGTGTGGTCATCACCATGCAGGCGATCAACGGACCTCCCGAGCAGATTGGTCAGAAGGTGGCAGCGGCACTGGTTGGTACCTTCTTGGGCGTGCTGCTGGCATATGGCATGTTCCAGCCCCTTGCTCAGGCGGTGGAAGGGCGTGTGCAGGCGGAAGAGGAATATCTCCAGTGCATCCGCCATGCGCTGCTTTCCTTCGCTCGTGGCGAATCGCCTATTACCTGTGTGGAGTTTGCCCGTCGTCAGATTCCACCTGCTTATCGTCCCAGCTTCCGCGAGATGGAGGAAGGCGTGAAGGGAAGCGGTCGACAGGCAGCAGCGGCGTAGGAGGTCAGTGATGGCAGGAAGCGAGAAGGGCGGCGACATCCGCATCGTCAAAAAAAAGCATGGCGGACACGGCCATCATGGCGGTGCGTGGAAGGTCGCTTACGCTGACTTCGTGACCGCTATGATGGCGTTCTTTCTGGTGATGTGGATTATCGGCTTGAGCCAGAACATCAAGGAAGCCATTGCGGCGTACTTTAAGGACCCGGTCGGTTTCATGAAGGCGGTCAATGAGGGAAAGCTGGCGTTCAGTATATCGCCGGATGGCGGAGCAGCCAAAGCAGGTGAGAAGGAGCTGCCCCAACCGGGTGAGGTCTCCGAAAAGCAAAGGATGGAGGCGGCGAAAAAAGAGATAGAGAAGGTTGTGGAGAGCGTACCCGAGTTCAAACACCTGAAGCCCTATGTGCAGATACAGATTGTGGATGAAGGGCTTCGAGTGGAACTGCTGGAGAGTTCCCAATCGGTTTTCTTCATGACGGGGAGTGCGGAGCTGAATCCGCAAGCCCGCCAGCTTCTCAGTCGCATCGCCAAGCACCTTGCGAAGCTTCCCAATCGCATCGTCATCGAGGGGCATACGGATAGCCGTCCTTTTTCGGGAGGAGGTATGACCAACTGGGAACTATCGGTGAATCGGGCAAACAGCGCGCGACGTGTCCTCGAAGGCAGCGGTTTACGCAAAGGACAGATTTATGAGGTGCGTGGCTATGCCGACAACAAGCTGCGCGTGCCCAATGACCCCTATCACTACTCTAACCGGCGCATCAGCTTGCTCATCGCCTACAGCAAGGAATTTAAGTGAGGTAAGGAGGGATATTTTCGTATTCTTGCGATTGACTTTGCGCTCCGACGGGTGCTATAATACGGTTACTGGACAAGTGTATCACGTTGCCCGCCAGCGTCTACAAACCGGTATACGAAATGGAGGTTCATCAGTGGTTGTTCGCGCCTCTCGGCATGTTTTGCCCTGGTTCCTGCTGGCGATAGCCGCCTTTGCTGTGGGGTGGTGGTTGCGTCAGCAGATAGTAACCCTGCCCGTAGCAACGGCTAATCCGGGGGCCCGTTTGACCTCGCTGCAGGAGTACTCTCCCAAGCAAAGCTATTCGATGGCGCTGACGCCGAGCGATAATGCATCTCCTGTCAGCATGGACCTGATGCAGCTCTTTTACAGCGTGTTCAAGTACGTGGAGAAGCAGCATGTGGACTACACGCCGGAGATGACAAAGCCCATGGCGTACGGCGCGGTGCGGGCAATGTTGCAATCACTCAATGACCCCAACACCCGCTTTCTGGAGCCGGAGGAAGCGCGGCTGCTACAGGAGGCTGCGCAGGGTAACTACTATGGCATCGGCGCTGTGCTGAGGGTTGTCCGAAACGTCACGCAGGATATCGAACGGCGCGAACTGACTGTGGTTGCTCCTCTACCCGGTAGCCCGGCGGAACGAGCCGGTTTGCAGCCCGGCGACGTCATCACCGAGATCGACGGCAAGTGGGTCATTGCCTATGACCCGTTCCGGCAGGTTCAGCGGTCGGGAGTACGCGGTAACGAGCTGGTGAAGGCGCTGGAGGATGCCCGCAAACGGGTGCTGGCAGGATTGGACCTGCGCAAAGCGATGAGGTCGCTGACAAACAAAGACCAGGGTGCGATGACACTCACCGTACGTCGGGGCAACTCCACCCTCAAGGTGAAGGTGACGCCAGGCGTTCTCAACGTGGACCCGGTGGCGTACCGGCTGCTTCCGGGTCAAGTGGGATATCTGCGCATTGTGCAGTTCAACACGCAGACCCCGGAAAAGCTGAAATCCGCACTGGCGGGGTTGGGCAATCGTTTGCAGGGACTGGTTGTTGACCTGCGCAATAACCCCGGCGGTTCGGTGGAATCGGCATCGCAGGTGGCAGCGATGCTGGCGAAAAGCCCCGTGCTGGCAGTCATAGAAACACGCAATGGGGAGAGCAGACGCCGCCAGCAGGTGAACATCAGTGCAAACCCTCGCGTGAAGGCGCCAATCGTGGTGCTGGTGAATCGAGGGACGGCAAACGTCGCGGAGGTGCTGGCGGTGCTCCTGCGCGACAAAGCGGGAGCGAAACTGGTGGGCGAGCGCACTTTCGGCGATGGACTAGTACAGACCTTTGTGCCGTTGCCGGACGGTTCCGCGTTTACGATGACCACCGGTAAGTTTCTGACATGGAGTGGCGGCGACTTTCACGGCAAGGGAGTTTACCCTGCTGTAGCCGCTCCGACCGTTCTCAAACAGGGACACGATTTGGCGCTGGAGAAAGCCGTGAGCCTTCTCACGCAGCGCACGACCACACGGGCATCGTAGGAAGGGAAAGGGACCATGCAGAAAAAGCGTTTTTCACTTTCGGGATTTGCCCCGCTTCTCGTCACGCTTGCCTTTCTGGCGGGCTTCTTCTATTCGGATTTGAGAACGGGGGACGTTCGGCGTGCGCTGTACGCCGCACAGACCGTTCCTCAGAGGGTGAATCTCGCCCTGCAGATAGAGCAGGACGCTCAGCAGGGGTACCTCTGGCCCGTGGGGTTGTACTGGGACGTACTCTCGCGCCTGCGCAGCCACTACTATCAGCCGCTGAACGAGAAGCAGCTCACCTACGCCGCTATCCGTGGGATGTTGGCATCGCTGCACGACCCCTATACCCGCTTCATGGACCCCACCGAGTACCGCAGTATGCAGGAAGACACGCGCGGTGATTTTTTCGGCATCGGTGCGCAGCTGCAGGAAAAAGAGGGACAGATTGTGATTTACCGTCCCATTGAAGGAAGCCCTGCAGATAAGGCAGGTATTAGGGCTGGAGATGTGATTGTGGAGGTAGACCGCAAGCCGGTAGCTGGTATGCGTGTGGACGATGTGGTAAAGAAGATTCGCGGTCCGCGCGGCACGAAGGTGGAGCTGACTATTCGACGCAAGGGCGAGGCAAAGCTGCTGCATATCAGCATTGTGCGCGATTTGATTACCTCGCCGGTGGTGTATTCCTACATGGAAGATGAGAAACTTGGTATCGGACGCATACGGCTGGAGCAGTTCAATGAGAAATGCGACCAGCTGCTGGTGCAGAAAGTACGCGAACTGGAAGGAAAGGGGTTGCGTGCGCTGATACTGGATTTGCGCTACAACCCCGGCGGTTTGCTGAACGTGGCAGTGGACGTCGCCAGCCGGTTCATTGACAACGGTGTGGTGGTACTTATTCAAGAGAAGAACGGACAGATTACCAAACTACATGCCGAGCGCGGGCGAGCCCTCAAGCCCTACCCTCTGGTAGTGCTGGTGAACGAGTGGAGCGCCAGCGCGTCGGAAATCGTGGCAGGAGCCATTCGGGACAACAAGCGTGGCGTCATTATTGGCGAAACCACCTTTGGCAAGGGACTGGTGCAGACTATCTTCCAGTTGCAGGATAGCTCGGCAGTTGCCATCACGACGGCGAAATATCTGACCCCCAGCGGTTACGACCTGAACCGCAAAGTGGACCCGGACGGAAACGAAATCAGGCGCGGTGGTATTCAGCCGGATATCGTGGTAAAGCAAAGCGAGGAAATGACCGACATCGACGACCGCGCCCATGATGTGCAGCTAAAGAAGGCAGTAGAGTATCTGCGCGAGAAGCTGACGGCTCCCAAAGTGGCGTCCGCACTGTAGGGCAATGGCATCCCGTAAGCGAACAACATCTCGGCGGCGACCGCGCCAGAGCACGCGGTTCGTGTGGGGAATACTGCAGCTTCTGCTGGTGGTCGTCGGTGTCCTTGCCGTGGCTGTTTACGTCTCGCGCGTCGTCCCTCCGGTATCGGATCGTAGCCAGCCCGACAAGGTGACGTCCCCCTCCGCCAGCAGGCAGGTACAACCTGCTCGTGCTCCTGAATCGCGAAAGCAATCGGTACCTGCAGCGCCGCAGAGAGAGGCGGTGCAGAGCCCCCAGAACCTGTCACCATTGACTGGCTCCGACGCAGTACCCTCTTCCGCTGCGCCTTTAAAAGTCTCTTCACGTGAAGTGGATGCCGGTAACCCTTCGGCGAAGCTGGTGGCATTGACTTTTGACGCGGGCAGCTCCGCGGAGCCTGTGCCCACCATCCTGCGCGCTCTGGCGCAGCGTGGGGTGCACTGCACCTTCTTCTTAACGGGGCAGTGGATGGAACGCTACCCGGACATGGCTCGTCAAATCGCCGATGCGGGACATGAGCTGGGTAACCATTCCTGGTCTCATCCGGCGTTTACCTCCCTGACGGATGAACAAATCCGGGAGCAACTCCGCCGTACCGAAGAGGCCGCGCTGCGTATATGCGGACGCAGTACCAAGCCCCTTTTCCGCCCTCCCTTTGGAGCGCGCGACGAACGAGTGCGTTCGGTAGCCGCCGAGGAGGGGTACCTGACCATCTACTGGACTGTGGACAGCTGGGACAGCGTCAAGAAGGACATCACCCCGCAGATGATTACCGACCGCGTGATGCGCCACATCCGCCCGGGCGCGATTGTGCTGATGCACTGCGGTAGCGAGGCGACCGCACAGGCTTTGCCGCAACTGCTGAACGCGCTGGATGCGCAGGGGTATCGTGTGGTGAAGGTCAGCGAGCTGCTGCGCTCCAGTAATGGGGAGCCTTAGTGGAATGTCAGAGAACACACAGAATGTAGCACAATGTAGCCGCAGGCGTTAGCCTGCGTTTTGGGGAGGGCGAACCTCCGGGTAAGCCGCTTCTTACCCGACCTTCCCGCAGGCGGGGAGTCGATTCGCAGCCCGAACGGAGCCTCGCCCTCCAGCCGATAGCATTAGAACAATTCGCCAGTGCCACGCTGGCTTAAAAGCGCAGCTGCAAATGCACCGCTACACCATCCAGCTGGTTGTTGACATTGGTCATGCCTCTCCACATCACGCCGATTTCCAGCGGGACGGAGGTATTTCCCAGTGCGGCGCCCACCCCGACGCTGTAGGTCAAGCCTGTCTTGGCTTCTCCGTTCACATCCTTCGCGAAACCGATGCCCGCGCCGACGCTCCAGGTGAATCGGTTAAACATACTGACCAGATTGACCTGGACAGGCACATTCTGCATGGTTTTGTTGCCCATAAAATCGGCGCTGAGCGTCCATTTGCCTTCAAAGCCGGGCGCCACCAGCGGCTGGAAGGCGTACTCGATCCCTGCTGTGAACCACGCTTTATCCGCCACATCCCTGGTATCGGACTTTTGCGGGAAGAAGACACCCGCGCGCACGCACAGGTTGTTATTCCCGGTTTCCTCCTGTGCGGCTGCCGGCAACACGGCGGTTATCGCGACAGCCAGGACGAGCATTGTCCACCACTTGCGCATTGGAAGACCTCCTTGTGTTGAGCTTTTTTTGGTGTCTTGGGGCGAGAAATCGCGTGTACCCCGTTGACAAATCGCAAGATTTTTGGAATAATATACGGTGCTGGTGGGAAATGTTCCTTCAAAGAGGGCGAATAGCTCAGGTGGAAGAGCGCTTCCCTTACAAGGAAGAGGTCAGAGGTTCGAGCCCTCTTTCGCCCACCATGCTTACAACCTTTGCGGGGGCGTAGCTCAGTTGGTTAGAGCGCAGGCCTGTCACGCCTGAGGCCGCGGGTTCGAGCCCCGTCGTCCCCGCCACCTTTGCCCGATGCCGCGGTAGCTCAGTTGGTAGAGCACAGGACTGAAAATCCTGGTGTCGGCAGTTCGATTCTGCCCCGCGGCACCATTTCTTATGAGCCGGCGTAGCTCAGTCGGTAGAGCGGCGCACTCGTAATGCGTAGGTCGGCGGTTCGAGTCCGCCCGTCGGCTCCACCGCCTGTCTTACTACACCCTTACGGCGACCACCCGAAATGCTCGGGCCCACGGCAGGGTAAAAGGAGTGAGCAGCCTGAACAGATGGTTTATCCCTACCAAGGGGACGGGAATCGCACCACCAAGAGCTGCATAGTGCCTCGCCCGAAAACCGTAGTCTTCTATCTGCCGTGCCAGCTCAGCCGGGTGAAACAGCATTTCCATATACGCCCCCGATATCGGGTTCAGCGGACACCGATTGCGGTCAAAACGGGATGAGGGCAGAGTGCCGGTGGCGAGGTAGTGGTGCACTGCTTTCACTACAGCGTTCCTATCCATGTAAGCTGTACCCTCAGCAATGCGTGTGACAATGTCCTCGGGCAGCTGGGGGGCGGTGGCCTGAATGATTTGCCGACGCATCTCCCTGTAAGGGGTTTCCAGATAGTGCCCATGCACTTCTCCGGCAGGTCTGTTCTCAAAGCGTTCCCATATCTCTTGGGTAAAACGGCGACGCGAAAGGTTAGCAGCGTTGTTTCCGTCCGCGATGAGCAATACCCCGCCGGGCTTCAACAATCGGGCTGCCTGTCGCACAAACGCATCCACATCCCGATAGTGGGAAATGGCTTCGTTGGAAACCACTGCGTCTACCGAGCAATCCTCCAGCGGGATATTTTCCACTGGCAGCAGATGCCCCTCCAGATACGCTTCCAACCTGAGGTCGGCAATGATTCTCTGAAAGGTGGTGAGCCGTTCTTCCGAGATATCGCAGCCCCACACCTTGCGTGCTCCCAGCAGGTGGATGATGATGGCGATGACCCCGAAACCACATCCGGCATCCACGATGACCTTGTCTTGCGGGTCGAACTTGGCGAGCCGACACAGGTCAGAGACAAACAGCGTTCTGCGAAGCGCGCCCGCTCGCGTGCCCACGTGTCCGTAGGAAGACCATAGTTCTGGGGCGTATCGTCCTTTATTCTGCTCGTCCAGCACCCGCTGGAAAATCTCGTAAAGCCTTTGGGCTGTTTGCCGGATGCGCTTCATGCATTCCCTCCTGCGAATTGGGGCAGCCACTGCTTTTCTGCTTCAAACATCTCGTCCACCATGCGCCGAATCTGCGGCAGGGTAAGCAGTGCGCCGGTCAGCGGGTCCATTGCCACCGCTTGATACACCAGCGAGCGGTCGCGGTGCATCGCTGCCAGCACCGCCAGCTCCTGCACGTTGATGCTCTGCCGGTTGATGGCGGCGCACTGCGGGGGCAGGTCACCAAATGCGACCGGCTGCACGCCGTTGCGGTCTACCAGACAGGCAACCTCCACGCAACAGTTGTGCGGCAGGTTAGAGATGATATGCGAGCGCGAGTGTTTGGGGTCGGTGCCCGGTGCGCCCCAGTTCGGCACGTTGCCGTAAATCACCACCGGCTCGCCCGTCTCACAGGCGTGGATGATGCGCGCGCCGTACTCCTCGCTGAGGTGCAATGGTCCTTCGCACAGCTGGCGCAGATATTCCTGATGACTCTCCTCCTGATACGAGCAGGAAATCTCGTAATAATCCCATCGCACGGGGATATAGGCTTTCACGATGTCGGGGTTCTTGCGAAACCAGGGTACGTACTCGCTGCCGTGATGCGAGCTCTCGGTGTGGAAGTAGCCGAAGGTGCGCATGATTTCGGTGCGCACACGCTCGTAGTAGTACACTTCGTCTTCCGCCTGGTGGTCCAGGCCGCGCTGCGCGAAGCGGCTCTGCGGGAGTTTGGTATCCGCGTTGACTTCCAGCGGGGAGGGATATTTCTGGAACATCACTTCACGCAGGCGCGGATAGACATCCACGCCCTTATGCTTGAACTCGGTGAACCATGCCTGATGGTTGATACCGCCGCACTTGAAAGAGACCTCCTCGTAGGGCACGCCGAGCTCGTGCGCCAGCATCCTACTCGTGCCTTGCACGCTGTGGCACAGACCCACCACCTTGATACCCATCAGGTTCAGCGCCCAGCAGTTGATGGACATCGGGTTAGCGTATTGCAGCATCAGCGCGTCGGGGCACAATTCGTGCATGTCGCGCGCGATGTCCTCGAAGACGGCGATGGAACGCAAACCTCGAAACACTCCACCAGGTCCCAGCGTATCGCCCACACACTGGTCTAATCCGTAGTGACGCGGTATCTCCACGTCCCATTTGTAAGCCTCTACGCCTCCAACCTGAAACGCCACGATGACATAGTTGGCGTCGCGCAGGGCTTCCCGACGGTCTAATCCCGCTTCGACTCGCGTGGGCAGGTTGTTGCGCTCTACAATGCCGTCAATGAGTCGCTTGGAACGTGCCAACCGTTCCCCGTCAATGTCGTAGAGGTAAAGGGCCGAATCCTGCAACTCGGGAAACGAAAGGATGTCTACCGTCAACCGAATCGGGAAGACGTATCCACCCGCTCCGATGATGGTAATCTTGCGCATGGCATTTTCCTCCTTATGTGGCATGCTGTCGAAGTGGACACTGGATTGGTTTTCACACCAGGTCACCGAGAGACGAAAGCCGCGACAACCCAGACCGCCTCACGAACACTGTAGCCTGTGACCTGGTGACAGCCAACCGCTCGCAGAATACGATACCATCGAGCCTGTTTCCTTCCGTAAGAAGCCTGCCATGTTTATTCTTAGAATTGACAGTTAAATATTATCAAGTGCCATATTGAAACTTTTTATGGGTTTCAATCGTCTAAATAGACACAACACTTTCTATTGAAGGAGGGTGCTGTGATGAATCACGGTGATGTTACGTCTGCCGGGATGCGTCTTCAGGTGGAGCAAGC
Proteins encoded:
- a CDS encoding polysaccharide deacetylase family protein, encoding MWGILQLLLVVVGVLAVAVYVSRVVPPVSDRSQPDKVTSPSASRQVQPARAPESRKQSVPAAPQREAVQSPQNLSPLTGSDAVPSSAAPLKVSSREVDAGNPSAKLVALTFDAGSSAEPVPTILRALAQRGVHCTFFLTGQWMERYPDMARQIADAGHELGNHSWSHPAFTSLTDEQIREQLRRTEEAALRICGRSTKPLFRPPFGARDERVRSVAAEEGYLTIYWTVDSWDSVKKDITPQMITDRVMRHIRPGAIVLMHCGSEATAQALPQLLNALDAQGYRVVKVSELLRSSNGEP
- a CDS encoding S41 family peptidase; this encodes MQKKRFSLSGFAPLLVTLAFLAGFFYSDLRTGDVRRALYAAQTVPQRVNLALQIEQDAQQGYLWPVGLYWDVLSRLRSHYYQPLNEKQLTYAAIRGMLASLHDPYTRFMDPTEYRSMQEDTRGDFFGIGAQLQEKEGQIVIYRPIEGSPADKAGIRAGDVIVEVDRKPVAGMRVDDVVKKIRGPRGTKVELTIRRKGEAKLLHISIVRDLITSPVVYSYMEDEKLGIGRIRLEQFNEKCDQLLVQKVRELEGKGLRALILDLRYNPGGLLNVAVDVASRFIDNGVVVLIQEKNGQITKLHAERGRALKPYPLVVLVNEWSASASEIVAGAIRDNKRGVIIGETTFGKGLVQTIFQLQDSSAVAITTAKYLTPSGYDLNRKVDPDGNEIRRGGIQPDIVVKQSEEMTDIDDRAHDVQLKKAVEYLREKLTAPKVASAL
- a CDS encoding alpha-glucosidase/alpha-galactosidase — its product is MRKITIIGAGGYVFPIRLTVDILSFPELQDSALYLYDIDGERLARSKRLIDGIVERNNLPTRVEAGLDRREALRDANYVIVAFQVGGVEAYKWDVEIPRHYGLDQCVGDTLGPGGVFRGLRSIAVFEDIARDMHELCPDALMLQYANPMSINCWALNLMGIKVVGLCHSVQGTSRMLAHELGVPYEEVSFKCGGINHQAWFTEFKHKGVDVYPRLREVMFQKYPSPLEVNADTKLPQSRFAQRGLDHQAEDEVYYYERVRTEIMRTFGYFHTESSHHGSEYVPWFRKNPDIVKAYIPVRWDYYEISCSYQEESHQEYLRQLCEGPLHLSEEYGARIIHACETGEPVVIYGNVPNWGAPGTDPKHSRSHIISNLPHNCCVEVACLVDRNGVQPVAFGDLPPQCAAINRQSINVQELAVLAAMHRDRSLVYQAVAMDPLTGALLTLPQIRRMVDEMFEAEKQWLPQFAGGNA
- a CDS encoding S41 family peptidase, with the protein product MVVRASRHVLPWFLLAIAAFAVGWWLRQQIVTLPVATANPGARLTSLQEYSPKQSYSMALTPSDNASPVSMDLMQLFYSVFKYVEKQHVDYTPEMTKPMAYGAVRAMLQSLNDPNTRFLEPEEARLLQEAAQGNYYGIGAVLRVVRNVTQDIERRELTVVAPLPGSPAERAGLQPGDVITEIDGKWVIAYDPFRQVQRSGVRGNELVKALEDARKRVLAGLDLRKAMRSLTNKDQGAMTLTVRRGNSTLKVKVTPGVLNVDPVAYRLLPGQVGYLRIVQFNTQTPEKLKSALAGLGNRLQGLVVDLRNNPGGSVESASQVAAMLAKSPVLAVIETRNGESRRRQQVNISANPRVKAPIVVLVNRGTANVAEVLAVLLRDKAGAKLVGERTFGDGLVQTFVPLPDGSAFTMTTGKFLTWSGGDFHGKGVYPAVAAPTVLKQGHDLALEKAVSLLTQRTTTRAS
- a CDS encoding OmpA family protein, with the translated sequence MAGSEKGGDIRIVKKKHGGHGHHGGAWKVAYADFVTAMMAFFLVMWIIGLSQNIKEAIAAYFKDPVGFMKAVNEGKLAFSISPDGGAAKAGEKELPQPGEVSEKQRMEAAKKEIEKVVESVPEFKHLKPYVQIQIVDEGLRVELLESSQSVFFMTGSAELNPQARQLLSRIAKHLAKLPNRIVIEGHTDSRPFSGGGMTNWELSVNRANSARRVLEGSGLRKGQIYEVRGYADNKLRVPNDPYHYSNRRISLLIAYSKEFK
- a CDS encoding class I SAM-dependent methyltransferase, yielding MKRIRQTAQRLYEIFQRVLDEQNKGRYAPELWSSYGHVGTRAGALRRTLFVSDLCRLAKFDPQDKVIVDAGCGFGVIAIIIHLLGARKVWGCDISEERLTTFQRIIADLRLEAYLEGHLLPVENIPLEDCSVDAVVSNEAISHYRDVDAFVRQAARLLKPGGVLLIADGNNAANLSRRRFTQEIWERFENRPAGEVHGHYLETPYREMRRQIIQATAPQLPEDIVTRIAEGTAYMDRNAVVKAVHHYLATGTLPSSRFDRNRCPLNPISGAYMEMLFHPAELARQIEDYGFRARHYAALGGAIPVPLVGINHLFRLLTPFTLPWARAFRVVAVRV
- the motA gene encoding flagellar motor stator protein MotA: MFVLIGLAVVFGSILVGYTMHGGKVALLIQISEFIIIGGAAFGGVIVGNGISGVQTLIKAVLGLLKPPPVSKEAYMELLQMLFGMFTLARKEGLLALERHVENPESSELFAQYPGITANHHAMEFLCDTVKVILTGAVGHYELNDLMEIDLETHKEEAMKPAHMLSKTGDAMPGFGIVAAVLGVVITMQAINGPPEQIGQKVAAALVGTFLGVLLAYGMFQPLAQAVEGRVQAEEEYLQCIRHALLSFARGESPITCVEFARRQIPPAYRPSFREMEEGVKGSGRQAAAA
- a CDS encoding porin family protein, translated to MRKWWTMLVLAVAITAVLPAAAQEETGNNNLCVRAGVFFPQKSDTRDVADKAWFTAGIEYAFQPLVAPGFEGKWTLSADFMGNKTMQNVPVQVNLVSMFNRFTWSVGAGIGFAKDVNGEAKTGLTYSVGVGAALGNTSVPLEIGVMWRGMTNVNNQLDGVAVHLQLRF